CATGGTATGataaatatgacatattttaCACTGTCTTATGAAATTACTTCTATTTTATGTAGAAAACGACATTTTACACgttacaataaagtttaattttgaagAACACTAAATGAAATAGCACAGAAACACACAAATACTTATTTGGGTATATATAAGACTTTTACATTTGCAACCGAGAATTAAAACGCCGCGTTTTGTTGCAAATGTAAAACGCCTTTACAACGATTAACACCATAGTTGGGAGAAGCGAAAGTGAATTTATAAAGGTTTCTGAAAACCCTGCACCCGGTTATTTTGGCAGTCCTCGTTTTCAATACTTAAAGTAAATCATTTTAAGACAGAGTTTTGCTAATTATGATACTtctgaacataaataatattaatagactACATAGGGAAATCACAGCATGGTTGCAACTGGATACTGATGCTCATAATCTTATACATTAATGTgtctatcattttaatttgtcaatcagaattatattgatattaaatattttttccacttTAGAATCTTTGTAACTATGTTTATGTCTGGAGGTGGACGATACCAACAGCGACACAATTACCTCTTTACTTATGTAGTTTGCAACATACAATTTTACCCcatgttattgtaatattttagttccaaataaaaaaaataggttcacaaattctaattattttagtGCGTATTAATCCGTCTGAGGGGCAAATCCGTTTTTTTGCAAATACGGGCGATCTAATTAAAAGACAGTTTTAAAGATGATATTTTTACTATGTATTTACTTtcacggctatcaaagctgttttctgttaaaatagCCGCGATACGCTAACAAAGGCAATTTTTTTGCGTCAGATTAccatttgaaaaatttcacccttcggcACTGAGGTACATGCCGTCTAACAGTGACATCtcatagtaattataaaaaagaaaatgttaaataatggaaattaccaaaatctatttataaggtaataaattaaatgatgaaAAACGGGGACCGCCTTCGTGAAATGTTTATGGAACATTTTACAATGAAAGCTttgttatacaaattatttaaatgaaccaTCAAATTGATTTTGCACTCGAACTTTTTGATTAAAGTAGTTTATCACTTGATTAAAACTGTACTATCAGTACTATCAGGTGTTTTAATCTGAGTGACTaagatttttgatatttatttagacGAATGTTATTTCCAttgtgaagaaaaacattgacaacctgagaagttctctaaaggaattttgaagCACCACTAGAGCATCCGCTCTagaccacgctggtctagtgcggattggtagtgtgaagtctaccaatccgtactagaccagcgtggtggactaaggcctaatccctctcagtagtagaagaggcccgtgcccagtagtggggcagtataatataatacatactgatattattatcattatttattatttccatagataattttaaaagatttatgaGCACGTATTACTCTTACGATTTACATCTCATTTGGTTAAGGCTGACATCTACTACGCCAATCGACAATAGTGGCAATCATTTTATGACAACGAACGGTGATGCTCGCGACTGTCAGGTAACACAGGTccgtctttatcccgcaacgaaattattgaaataaaaagatagggaggagttggaaagattaatatagttttaaacatCGAAATTAACCAAAAATCGTATTCGATGATCTAAGATAAATCGTATGCTAAAAATATCGTTCCGATATCGTATTGGTCAAATTCGAGTGCAAACCAATGGATCAttagttaaaatgtttacaaatgcTCTCTAATCTAAATCTATCAACACCGCATGTAAGGCTACTTCCAAAGCACAtaaaccaaatttcatacaaaaatcagTTTTACCACTGTACAAAGGTACGTATACACTGGCACCAAGCGATCTAAAAATAACGGTCAATAGCAGTTTCGCCGTCAAACTGTTATTAATAACGTTATTTTGCGTAACACTTATTTGCAACTAGATAAGAGTTTCTTTCCCTCCGTACTTGAACAAATCCTTGTAAGGACACTGGCGTGGGGGAGGATCTCTTTTGGGTTTTTGCTCTGCATACTAGTTTTTCGACGTCAATATTGTCACAAACTCTGGAATAGAaatgaaatatgttaaaacgTTACCACTAGACGACGTTATTTAGTGTAACTTGAAGAATTTGGCGAATTTAGATGTGGAGTGttttataaacgaaaaaaaaatggaaagatattattaattgaattattaagtgtataaagaacaataaaatactataatatacatataataaaatactaacttgGACTTATAAATTTTCCTAAAAGCATTCTCCTGATGACCAGTATTAGGTGAATTGGGAGTATTAATATTGACCTGAATCTTTTTTCGtgttgtatttcttttttagcCATAATTAATTCCTTAGACAGTTACTTATGGAAATTAAcgtaacaaaaatcaaaataaattcgcCTTAATATTCATGCCCTTAAGTATCACAGAAACTCACCATCGTAGTTGACCATGCCGTCACCATCAAGGTCGGCCTCACGGATCATATCGTCCACCTCCTCTTCGCTCAGTCTCTCGCCCAGGTTTGTCATCACGTGGCGCAGCTCCACCGACGATATCAGTCCATCGTTGTTCTTGTCAAATACCCTGGAAATGGGATCAGTTTTGTGGGTAATTCAGGTTCTGGATGTGGACTTTCTTCTATCCATTATGGATCATACAAAAAAGCCTTTTTTTAATGCATGACAGAATATTAActattgcatattattttataacgaaGGCTAAAGTCTGAAACTCTGTTTTCAATATTCCGGGTTCACAAGGTCTTTAAAAAACCTCCTCAACTGAGGAAGTACCATGGTATCAACAAAAACTAATGAcgttttttgttgcgttccctATGGTTAGAGGTTTTGGAAGACCCAAAATCCTGTACTATGTTGACTGATCGTGTTGCTGAGGAAGCTTCTTGAGCCCCATCTTCTTCATAGCGAGAACACTTTTCAAAGTGGTGGCTTGGTAAAGATTTAAAAgactaaaaaaaaagaaaaaataataattacaaaatctcACCTGAACGCCTCTCTAAGCTCATCTTCTCCATCAGCCCCGCGCATCTTCTTGGACATCATTTGGAGAAACTCATTGAACTCTATGGTTCCATTTCCGTCTTGGTCAACCTCCTTTACCATGTCTCTGAGCTCGGTTTCTGGAATTcgaaataataatcattaagctatgatatattataaatatttggataaaTTATCTAGTTTACTACaaaaaaatgattgtcaaaGTACACCAtagttatttctttaaaatcttCTGTGACAACTATGCAACCTTTGTGAGTAAAAGTTAGATTTCTATAAAcacaactaacaaaaaaaaaacaaatatctaaaacCAAAAAGTGcgcattcgaaattcaaatactgCATACAGCAACTAAATAACCGTTAGTGAAAATAGCGCTCGAGGAATAGTGGGCAACGTAACGCTACTAAAAATTCATGAAAGCCCATTCATCGTGGGCAAATTGAAATGTCTAGTGTGTCGCCTTATATGAAACGAAAACACGATATTCATATATTCATAACCTCCGCGGTTAAATCTTATGCATTATTCATAGCTAAGCATTTCAGGTAATTGGTTTGGGTGTACAAAATGCATGGACAGTGTAGAAATTCGAAAGAAGTTGGTTGTAAGGTGATGGAGGGACTTCTTCTTGTTTAATTGTCAAATTCATTAATGTTAACCATTCCTCAGTATTTTCTGGAATCTTTTCAAAATTCCCATCTTGACATGTTTGtgttatttgtcaaaatatacGGCGCTAGTAGCAGTAGTTgctgttacaaaaataatatctttttttatgatgtaagtaattattatttttgcttttctcTATTTTCTATTTTACCGAAATAGTTTGCTATTTACTGTTCACATAAGATGCAACCTAGCAcatttaatctttattaatggttaaagttacgcgTTTTAGTATTCAACTCGATAAGTTGTATGTAATTTCGCAAGAGGGAGCATCGGCGCCGTGGCTT
This portion of the Manduca sexta isolate Smith_Timp_Sample1 chromosome 14, JHU_Msex_v1.0, whole genome shotgun sequence genome encodes:
- the LOC115449953 gene encoding calmodulin-A — protein: MAETTATDEIYNKEYKRLRRLTSDLAIRQVSSEYGLTEEQVAEFKEAFMLFDKDEDGTITMAELGVVMRSLGQRPSETELRDMVKEVDQDGNGTIEFNEFLQMMSKKMRGADGEDELREAFRVFDKNNDGLISSVELRHVMTNLGERLSEEEVDDMIREADLDGDGMVNYDEFVTILTSKN